A window of the Hypomesus transpacificus isolate Combined female chromosome 8, fHypTra1, whole genome shotgun sequence genome harbors these coding sequences:
- the si:ch211-161h7.8 gene encoding thiosulfate:glutathione sulfurtransferase has product MLSYLLSRRTVIIAADTASRLSLGSCGHWLSFRTSTSKSGKPLIDSESVVSYEQLKNMLSNRNIQLFDVRNPDEYLAGRIPDAVNIPLGELEESLKLSPGHFKQTFQVPAPLKDDDNIVFHCKSGNRSVKALGIAYNLGFTRARHYKGGYSEWVEREGK; this is encoded by the exons ATGTTGTCTTACCTGTTATCACGGAGAACAGTAATTATAGCAGCCGACACTGCCAGCCGTCTGTCACTCGGCTCGTGTGGTCACTGGCTGAGCTTTAGAACGTCGACATCAAAGTCTGGCAAACCCTTGATCGACAGCG AATCAGTGGTGTCCTATGAGCAGCTGAAGAATATGCTGTCCAATCGCAACATTCAGTTGTTTGATGTCCGCAATCCCGATGAATATCTCGCTGGTCGAATTCCTGACGCTGTGAACATtccat TGGGTGAGCTGGAGGAATCTCTGAAGCTGTCCCCTGGGCACTTTAAGCAGACCTTTCAGGTGCCTGCTCCACTGAAAGACGATGACAATATCGTTTTTCACTGCAAGAGTGGAAACAGGAGTGTCAAAGCCTTGGGCATTGCCTATAATCTGGGGTTCACTAG AGCAAGACATTATAAAGGGGGCTACAGCGAGTGGGTGGAAAGAGAGGGCAAATGA